From Bos mutus isolate GX-2022 chromosome 5, NWIPB_WYAK_1.1, whole genome shotgun sequence, one genomic window encodes:
- the SYCP3 gene encoding synaptonemal complex protein 3, whose translation MVPSGRKHSGKLAKPSVGDQAIRAYEFEQEDKKDLSGSEEDAIEEKTPTLEKQGKKRTSAAVEDMGGEVQNMLERFGADINKSLLAKRKRLEMYTKASLKTSNQKLENVWKIQQEQRQKLNQEYSQQFLTLFQQWDMDMQKAEEQEEKLANLFRQQQKVFQQSRIVQSQRLKTIRQLYEQFIKSMEDLEKNHENLLTGAQNELKKEMALLQKKIMMETQQQEMASVRKSLQSMLF comes from the exons atgGTGCCCTCTGGAAGAAAACATTCCGGGAAGTTGGCAAAACCATCCGTGGGGGATCAGGCTATAAGAGcctatgaatttgagcaagaagacaaaaaagaTCTGAGTGGTTCAGAGGAGGATGCCATCGAAG AGAAGACCCCAACACTTGAGAAACAAGGGAAGAAAAGGACTTCTGCAGCAGTTGAAGATATGGG GGGTGAAGTACAGAATATGCTGGAAAGATTTGGAG CTGATATTAACAAGTCTCTTCTTGCCAAGAGAAAGAGACTAGAAATGTATACCAAGGCTTCTCTCAAAACCAGTAACCAGAAACTTGAAAATGTTTGGAAAATCCAACAAGAGCAAAG GCAGAAGCTTAACCAAGAATATTCTCAGCAGTTTCTGACTTTGTTCCAGCAGTGGGATATGGATATGCAGAAAGCTGAGGAACAAGAAGAAAAACTTGCT AATCTGTTTCGACAGCAACAAAAGGTTTTTCAACAATCTAGAATTGTTCAGAGCCAGAGACTGAAAACAATTAGACAATTATATGAGCAGTTCATAAAG AGTATGGAGGACTTGGAGAAGAATCATGAAAATCTACTTACTGGTGCacaaaatgaacttaaaaaagaaatggctttgttgcaaaaaaaaattatgatggaAACT cagcagcaagagatggCAAGTGTCCGAAAGTCTCTTCAATCCATGTTATTCTGA
- the CHPT1 gene encoding cholinephosphotransferase 1 codes for MAAGAGARPAPRWLKALTEPLSAAQLRRLEEHRYTAAGVSLLEPPLQLYWTWLLQWIPLWMAPNSITLLGLAINMLTTLVLISYCPTVTEEAPYWTYLLCALGLFIYQSLDAIDGKQARRTNSCSPLGELFDHGCDSLSTVFMAVGASIAVRLGTHPDWLFFCSFIGMFMFYCAHWQTYVSGVLRFGKVDVTEIQIALVIVFVLSTFGGATMWDYTIPILEIKLKILPVLGVVGGAIFSCSNYFHVILHGGVGKNGSTIAGTSVLSPGLHIGIIIILAIMIYKKSATNLFEKHPCLYTLMFGCVFAKVSQKLVIAHMTKSELYLQDTVFIGPGLLFLDQYFNNFVDEYIVLWIAMVISSLDMMRYFSALCLQISRHLHLSIFKTSCHQAPEQVQVLPSKSHQNNMD; via the exons ATGGCGGCGGGCGCCGGGGCCAGGCCGGCGCCGCGCTGGCTGAAGGCGCTGACCGAGCCGCTGAGCGCGGCGCAGCTGCGGCGGCTGGAGGAGCACCGCTACACCGCGGCGGGCGTCTCGCTGCTCGAGCCGCCGCTGCAGCTCTACTGGACCTGGCTGCTCCAGTGGATCCCGCTGTGGATGGCCCCCAACTCCATCACCCTCCTGGGCCTCGCCATCAACATGCTCACCACGCTCGTGCTCATCTCCTATTGCCCCACGGTCACCGAGGAG GCACCATACTGGACATACCTTTTATGTGCATTAGGACTCTTCATCTACCAGTCACTGGATGCTATTGATGGGAAACAAGCCAGAAGGACAAATTCTTGTTCTCCTTTAGGGGAACTTTTTGACCATGGTTGCGACTCTCTTTCCACAG tttttatggCAGTTGGAGCTTCAATTGCTGTTCGCTTAGGAACTCACCCCGACTGGTTGTTTTTCTGCTCTTTTATTGGGATGTTCATGTTTTATTGTGCTCACTGGCAGACTTATGTTTCAGGCGTGTTGAGGTTTGGAAA agTGGATGTAACTGAAATTCAGATAGCTTTAGTGATCGTCTTTGTGTTATCTACATTTGGAGGAGCAACAATGTGGGACTACACG ATACCCAtcctagaaataaaattgaagatcTTACCAGTTCTTGGAGTAGTAGGTGGAGCAATATTTTCCTGTTCAAATTATTTCCATGTTATCCTCCATGGTGGTGTTGGCAAGAATGGATCCACTATAGCA GGTACCAGTGTCTTATCACCTGGACTCCACATAGGAATAATTATTATACTGGCAATAATGATTTATAAAAAGTCAGCAACTAATTTGTTTGAAAAGCATCCTTGTCTTTATACCCTAATGTTTGGATGTGTCTTTGCTAAAGTCTCACAGAAATTGGTG ATAGCTCACATGACCAAAAGTGAACTGTATCTTCAAGACACTGTCTTTATTGGCCCAGGTCTTTTATTTTTAGACCAGTACTTTAATAATTTTGTAGACGAATATATTGTTCTATGGATAGCAATG GTCATTTCTTCACTTGATATGATGAggtactttagtgctttgtgcctGCAAATTTCAAGACACCTTCATCTAAGTATCTTCAAGACTTCATGTCATCAAGCACCTGAACAG GTTCAAGTTCTTCCTTCAAAGAGTCATCAGAATAACATGGATTGA